In the Candidatus Binataceae bacterium genome, one interval contains:
- a CDS encoding putative toxin-antitoxin system toxin component, PIN family, which yields MRVVFAPNILVSALIFPGGHALRALERVTEGRDVLLISRPIIDELLRVPAREFARDAEQLSRLAVSLAELGETVEPGGRINILKDDPDDRILECAQAGIADAIVTGDHAMLALRKFGNCRVLRLRAYLAEP from the coding sequence TTGAGAGTCGTCTTTGCCCCGAACATTCTGGTCTCGGCGTTGATATTTCCTGGTGGGCACGCTTTGCGCGCCTTGGAACGCGTCACTGAGGGGCGCGATGTGCTGCTGATCTCCCGGCCTATTATCGATGAACTGTTAAGGGTGCCGGCGCGGGAATTCGCTCGCGACGCCGAGCAACTATCGCGACTTGCCGTGTCACTGGCGGAGCTTGGCGAAACCGTCGAACCGGGTGGGCGAATCAATATTCTCAAAGATGATCCAGACGATCGAATTCTCGAATGCGCGCAGGCCGGCATTGCCGACGCAATCGTAACTGGCGACCATGCGATGCTGGCGCTCAGGAAGTTCGGCAACTGTCGCGTGCTGCGGCTGCGCGCATACCTGGCAGAGCCGTAA
- a CDS encoding thiamine pyrophosphate-binding protein, translating to MKKHMPLGEFLVAYLRRIGTTHVFGIPGDLALRLFFALGRKHDLNIITMSHEPGVGFAADGYARATGRIGVVCVTYGAGGHNMVNPVAGSFSERVPLLIFSGGPGEEERKLGTLIHHQAREIDSQLRIYQEVTCASTVLTDPRTAAQELHRVVRTIWEEQRPGYVEIHRDMVGRVIEVPDEIIEWDGRLHFRESDSRKVEEAARETVAMFNASRKPVLIAGIEIHRYKVSEELIELAEKMGAPVFTTVLGKGAFPMNHPLYMGVHIGPISPPSIVARMDQADFVLNLGCLKTDMNFGNRPPRVIQSRSVWAVDRKVDVKFHTYTDVAVRDFVRAMLKEKIRRHKERVQYADNLREAAARNGKPIKVGQLLATVNEFLASHTDYLVVSESGDMLFGGLDVRVPHRNAYFAQGFYASMGFAVPAAMGAQLGSGLRPLILCGDGGFQMTGPEISQAPAKGANPIVILINNGGWGIFRPVAERRDLLEIPPWPYAQLARDWGGVGFEATNAQELRDALDMAHQSKSFSIIDVHTERDDLSPITLKYIRAAAKRSEAPAERAHRTGARQ from the coding sequence TTGAAGAAGCACATGCCGCTCGGTGAGTTCCTGGTCGCATACCTGCGCCGGATCGGTACCACCCACGTATTCGGGATTCCAGGCGACCTGGCGCTGCGACTGTTTTTCGCGCTGGGCCGCAAACATGATCTCAATATAATCACGATGTCGCATGAGCCGGGCGTCGGCTTTGCCGCCGACGGCTATGCCCGCGCGACCGGCAGGATCGGCGTCGTCTGCGTCACCTACGGCGCCGGCGGCCATAACATGGTCAATCCCGTCGCCGGATCGTTCTCCGAGCGCGTCCCGCTCTTGATTTTCTCGGGCGGCCCCGGCGAGGAGGAGCGCAAGCTCGGCACTCTCATCCATCACCAGGCCCGCGAGATCGATTCGCAGCTCCGCATCTACCAGGAGGTTACCTGCGCCTCGACGGTGCTCACCGATCCGCGCACCGCCGCGCAGGAGCTGCATCGCGTGGTTCGCACGATTTGGGAGGAGCAGCGTCCCGGCTATGTCGAGATTCATCGCGATATGGTCGGTCGCGTGATCGAAGTGCCCGACGAGATAATCGAATGGGACGGGCGCCTGCATTTCCGCGAATCCGATTCGCGCAAGGTCGAAGAGGCGGCGCGCGAGACCGTCGCGATGTTCAACGCGAGCCGCAAGCCCGTGCTCATCGCGGGCATCGAGATCCATCGCTACAAAGTGTCGGAGGAGCTGATCGAGCTCGCCGAGAAGATGGGCGCGCCGGTGTTCACGACCGTGCTCGGCAAGGGCGCCTTTCCGATGAACCATCCGCTCTACATGGGCGTGCATATCGGACCGATCAGCCCGCCCTCGATCGTCGCGCGGATGGATCAGGCGGACTTTGTACTCAACCTCGGATGCCTCAAGACCGATATGAACTTCGGCAATCGCCCGCCGCGCGTCATCCAGTCACGCTCGGTGTGGGCCGTCGATCGCAAGGTCGACGTGAAGTTTCACACCTACACCGACGTTGCGGTGCGCGATTTCGTGCGCGCGATGCTGAAAGAAAAGATTCGCCGTCACAAGGAGCGCGTGCAGTATGCCGACAATCTGCGCGAGGCCGCCGCGCGCAACGGCAAGCCGATCAAGGTCGGCCAGCTTCTCGCGACGGTGAATGAGTTCCTCGCGAGTCACACCGACTATCTCGTCGTCTCCGAGTCGGGCGATATGCTGTTCGGCGGACTCGATGTGCGCGTGCCGCATCGCAATGCCTACTTCGCGCAGGGCTTTTACGCCTCGATGGGATTTGCCGTCCCTGCTGCGATGGGCGCCCAGCTCGGCAGTGGATTGCGTCCGCTGATTCTGTGCGGCGATGGCGGCTTTCAAATGACCGGGCCCGAGATCTCGCAGGCGCCTGCGAAGGGCGCCAATCCGATCGTTATCCTGATCAACAATGGCGGATGGGGTATCTTCCGGCCCGTCGCCGAGCGCCGCGATCTGCTCGAGATCCCGCCCTGGCCATACGCACAACTGGCGCGCGATTGGGGTGGCGTGGGATTCGAGGCCACCAACGCCCAGGAGCTGCGCGACGCACTCGACATGGCGCATCAATCGAAGTCGTTCTCGATTATCGACGTTCACACCGAGCGCGACGATCTCTCGCCGATCACGCTCAAGTACATTCGCGCCGCGGCCAAACGCTCCGAGGCTCCCGCCGAGCGCGCGCATCGCACGGGTGCACGCCAATGA
- a CDS encoding acyl--CoA ligase, with the protein MKEALEKYHHARAAFRWNTPEYFNFGTTVDHFAGDPNRVALLWEDQDGRRARLTFADLRQQSNRIANVLHTMGIRRGDPVLLVLPRITLWQAAYVGALKLGALVIPCTSMLREKDLIYRANHSGARAIVATTEHTTMIADLKKECPALEHYLLAGSNRTGWTGLPEAMQSASAEYRPAHTKSSDPAICYYTSGTTREPKAVLHSHAYTWSHRHTGLDWIGLQDGDRHWTTSDTGWAKAAYGVLFGPWMNGVTTFMYNGRFEPRRELELIERYGITSFCAPPTEYRMLIKEDLGKYKFPDLRHCVGAGEPLNPEAIEVWRERTGHTIRDGYGQTETIILAANMPGIEIKTGSMGLPFPGHDVHVINDKLEECAVDEIGEIAVRVTPHRPPSLFLEYWKNREETENVFRGNWYLTGDQATRDADGYLWFVGRADDVIISAGYRIGPFEVESALLEHPAVVESAVVASPDAERGSIVKAFVKLRPGVAGSEPLVIELQEHCKRITAPYKYPREIEFMNELPKTVSGKIRRVDLRKREESRKPG; encoded by the coding sequence ATGAAGGAAGCGCTGGAGAAATACCACCACGCGCGTGCGGCCTTCCGATGGAACACGCCGGAGTATTTCAACTTTGGCACCACTGTCGATCATTTCGCTGGTGATCCGAATCGCGTCGCGCTCTTGTGGGAAGATCAGGACGGCCGCCGCGCGCGGCTGACATTCGCCGACCTGCGCCAGCAATCAAACCGTATCGCCAACGTACTGCATACGATGGGCATTCGGCGCGGCGATCCGGTTTTGCTCGTGCTGCCGCGAATCACGCTGTGGCAGGCGGCATACGTCGGCGCGCTCAAGCTCGGCGCGCTCGTCATCCCCTGCACTTCGATGCTGCGCGAGAAGGACCTAATCTATCGCGCCAATCATTCCGGCGCCCGCGCGATCGTCGCCACCACCGAGCACACCACGATGATCGCCGACCTGAAAAAGGAGTGCCCGGCGCTCGAGCATTACCTGCTCGCCGGCAGCAATCGCACCGGATGGACCGGGCTGCCCGAAGCGATGCAATCGGCGTCGGCCGAGTATCGCCCCGCGCATACGAAGTCGTCCGATCCCGCGATCTGTTATTACACGTCCGGTACCACTCGCGAGCCGAAAGCTGTCCTGCACAGTCACGCGTACACCTGGAGTCATCGCCACACCGGCCTTGACTGGATCGGCCTCCAGGACGGCGACCGGCATTGGACGACTTCCGACACCGGATGGGCCAAGGCGGCGTATGGCGTCCTCTTCGGCCCGTGGATGAACGGCGTCACGACCTTCATGTACAACGGGCGTTTCGAGCCGCGCCGCGAGCTCGAGCTGATCGAGCGCTACGGCATCACCTCCTTCTGCGCGCCGCCGACTGAGTATCGGATGCTGATCAAGGAGGACCTCGGCAAGTACAAATTTCCGGACCTGCGGCATTGCGTCGGCGCCGGCGAGCCGCTCAATCCCGAGGCGATCGAAGTATGGCGCGAGCGCACCGGCCATACGATTCGCGACGGCTACGGCCAGACCGAGACGATCATCCTGGCCGCGAATATGCCGGGGATCGAAATCAAAACCGGTTCGATGGGCCTGCCCTTCCCCGGTCACGACGTCCACGTGATCAACGACAAGCTCGAAGAATGCGCCGTCGATGAAATCGGCGAGATCGCGGTGCGCGTCACGCCGCATCGCCCGCCCTCGCTGTTCCTCGAATACTGGAAGAACAGGGAAGAAACCGAAAACGTGTTCCGCGGCAATTGGTATCTCACCGGCGACCAGGCGACGCGCGACGCCGACGGCTACTTATGGTTCGTCGGGCGCGCCGATGATGTGATCATCTCGGCCGGCTATCGTATCGGTCCGTTCGAAGTCGAAAGCGCGCTGCTCGAGCATCCCGCCGTGGTGGAATCGGCGGTGGTCGCCAGCCCCGACGCCGAGCGCGGCTCGATCGTGAAAGCCTTCGTGAAACTGCGGCCAGGAGTGGCGGGAAGTGAACCGCTAGTCATCGAGCTGCAGGAGCATTGCAAGCGAATCACCGCGCCCTACAAATACCCGCGCGAAATCGAATTCATGAACGAGCTGCCGAAAACGGTAAGCGGCAAAATCCGCCGCGTCGATCTCAGAAAGCGCGAAGAATCCCGCAAGCCTGGTTGA